A region of Candidatus Binatia bacterium DNA encodes the following proteins:
- a CDS encoding radical SAM protein, which yields MNNDENTVLDEVKGWLRDRGLTKSNLKAYKYWIPYTIGNGKAWTPQSVTFELTLRCNLSCQMCPLDIPRMMHDKTHHDYIKDRQSHELTTEEVKRVIDDIAKMGVQDMTITGGEVFLRKDVFEIIEHITRTPIHLCVNTNGWFLRPDEARRLVSLRPHALSISIDGPDDLHDEIRRGKGSFRRLLEGIRNIQQAKKELGVKRPKIGITVTISALNQHRYSEVLDWLKDTGVDSVDFDYMFYTTPEHNRETEQLVPLPVHRKEEDQDLPMYLRQVNGQILYEESQKAIAKSEQYGIPIGFGPPLKTPEEMERRFLDDEYAFVEKCFYPWKTFRISPYGDVYSCSIDVAFGNVREQSVIDIWNNEAYQTFRRALKKRRLFPKCAKCCALNNEFWKYLPTLG from the coding sequence ATGAACAACGACGAGAACACGGTCCTCGACGAGGTCAAGGGCTGGCTCCGCGACCGCGGGCTCACCAAGAGCAACCTCAAGGCCTACAAGTACTGGATCCCGTACACGATCGGGAACGGGAAGGCCTGGACGCCGCAGTCGGTGACCTTCGAGCTCACGCTGCGCTGCAACCTGTCGTGCCAGATGTGTCCGCTCGACATCCCGCGGATGATGCACGACAAGACGCACCACGATTACATCAAGGACCGGCAGAGCCACGAGCTGACCACCGAAGAGGTCAAGAGGGTCATCGACGACATCGCCAAGATGGGCGTGCAGGACATGACCATCACCGGTGGTGAAGTCTTCCTACGCAAGGACGTGTTCGAGATCATCGAGCACATCACGCGCACGCCGATCCACCTCTGCGTCAATACCAACGGCTGGTTCCTGCGTCCCGACGAGGCGCGCCGCCTCGTCTCGCTGCGTCCGCACGCGCTGTCGATCTCGATCGACGGTCCGGACGACCTGCACGACGAGATCCGTCGCGGCAAGGGCAGCTTCCGCCGCCTGCTCGAGGGCATCCGCAACATCCAGCAGGCCAAGAAGGAGCTCGGCGTCAAGCGTCCGAAGATCGGCATCACGGTGACGATCTCGGCGCTGAACCAGCACCGCTACAGCGAGGTGCTCGACTGGCTGAAGGACACCGGCGTCGACTCGGTCGACTTCGACTACATGTTCTACACCACGCCCGAGCACAACCGTGAGACGGAGCAGCTCGTCCCCCTCCCCGTGCACCGCAAGGAGGAGGACCAGGACCTGCCGATGTACCTCCGTCAGGTGAACGGGCAGATCCTCTACGAGGAGTCGCAAAAGGCGATCGCCAAGAGCGAGCAGTACGGAATTCCGATCGGCTTCGGTCCGCCGCTCAAGACCCCGGAGGAGATGGAGCGCCGCTTCCTCGACGACGAGTACGCCTTCGTCGAGAAGTGCTTCTACCCATGGAAGACGTTCCGCATCAGCCCGTACGGGGACGTCTACTCGTGCTCGATCGACGTCGCCTTCGGCAACGTCCGCGAGCAGAGCGTGATCGACATCTGGAACAACGAGGCCTACCAGACCTTCCGTCGCGCGCTGAAGAAGCGCCGGCTGTTCCCGAAGTGCGCCAAGTGCTGCGCCCTGAACAACGAGTTCTGGAAGTACCTTCCGACGCTCGGCTGA
- a CDS encoding formyltransferase family protein, whose amino-acid sequence MSLRAFIITQEDCLYLPQFVHTVLRHRRSNIVGITILPTLMPKQTWMSTLRDHLALYGPSQFLRQSVRYAFRRGLGLVGRAVPLPNFYSVAAVAEHHKLPRIETSNVNSKEYLEQLRRLNLDLVISINASQKFKRDLLALPRLGCINVHGALLPRYRGRLPSFWVLANGEKETGATVHFMNEELDDGPILLQERVPIEPDDTQDSLIRKTKAVGARLLVEAIDRLEQGSASTLPNDRSQATYFSFPTRADGLRLRQQGRRFL is encoded by the coding sequence ATGTCGCTACGTGCCTTCATCATCACGCAGGAAGACTGCCTCTACCTGCCGCAGTTCGTGCACACGGTGCTGCGCCATCGGCGGTCGAACATCGTCGGCATCACGATCCTGCCGACGCTCATGCCGAAGCAGACCTGGATGTCGACGCTGCGCGACCACCTGGCGCTGTACGGCCCGAGCCAGTTCCTCCGTCAGTCGGTCCGCTACGCCTTCCGGCGCGGGCTCGGGCTCGTAGGTCGCGCGGTGCCGCTGCCGAACTTCTACTCGGTCGCGGCGGTCGCCGAGCACCACAAGCTGCCGCGCATCGAAACGTCCAACGTCAATTCCAAAGAGTATCTCGAGCAGCTGCGGCGGCTGAACCTCGACCTCGTGATCTCGATCAACGCGAGCCAGAAGTTCAAGCGCGATCTCCTCGCCCTGCCCCGGCTCGGCTGCATCAACGTCCACGGCGCCCTGCTGCCGCGCTACCGCGGCCGCCTGCCGAGCTTCTGGGTGCTCGCCAACGGCGAGAAGGAAACCGGGGCGACGGTGCACTTCATGAACGAGGAGCTCGACGACGGACCGATCCTGCTGCAGGAGCGCGTGCCCATCGAGCCCGACGACACCCAGGACAGCCTCATCCGCAAGACCAAGGCGGTCGGAGCGCGCCTGCTGGTCGAGGCGATCGACCGCCTCGAGCAAGGCTCGGCTTCGACGCTGCCCAACGATCGCTCGCAGGCGACCTACTTCTCCTTTCCGACCCGCGCGGACGGCCTGCGGCTACGACAGCAGGGCCGGCGCTTCCTCTAG
- a CDS encoding XrtA system polysaccharide deacetylase, whose amino-acid sequence MTTNGHREIVNAFSVDVEDWFQVSDFEDQVRLEDWDHYESRVVANTRRLLRLLAEFRVKGTFFILTWNAERYPGLVEEIAADGHEIATHGYAHRLVYEQGKDLYRRDLERSQEILTRILGFPARGYRAPSFSVTAKSMWALDVMLECGIEYDSSIFPVRDSLYGVPGALRFPFVIHSLGQRNLVEFPMTTARVGKRNLPLGGGAYLRLLPYQYMRWGMRRVNREGQSAIVYLHPWEIDPGQPRLRSRGKRGFSTHYLNLHVMEDKLRRLLSDFRFAPVRDVLRDRGLLAA is encoded by the coding sequence GTGACGACGAACGGACACCGCGAGATCGTGAACGCCTTCTCGGTCGACGTCGAGGACTGGTTCCAGGTCTCCGATTTCGAGGACCAGGTCCGGCTCGAGGACTGGGACCACTACGAGAGCCGCGTCGTCGCCAACACGCGGCGTCTGCTGCGCCTGCTCGCCGAGTTCCGCGTCAAGGGCACTTTCTTCATCTTGACGTGGAACGCCGAGCGCTACCCGGGTCTCGTCGAGGAGATCGCCGCCGACGGACACGAGATCGCGACCCACGGCTACGCGCACCGTCTGGTCTACGAGCAGGGCAAGGACCTCTACCGCCGCGACCTCGAGCGCTCGCAGGAGATCCTGACCCGCATCCTCGGCTTCCCGGCCCGCGGCTACCGCGCGCCGTCCTTCTCGGTGACCGCCAAGTCGATGTGGGCGCTCGACGTCATGCTCGAGTGCGGCATCGAGTACGACTCGAGCATCTTCCCGGTGCGCGACTCGCTGTACGGCGTGCCGGGCGCGCTCCGCTTCCCCTTCGTCATCCACTCGCTCGGACAGCGCAACCTGGTCGAGTTTCCGATGACCACCGCGCGCGTCGGCAAGCGGAACCTGCCGCTCGGCGGCGGCGCGTATCTTCGCCTGCTGCCGTACCAGTACATGCGCTGGGGCATGCGCCGCGTGAACCGCGAGGGGCAGTCGGCGATCGTCTACCTGCACCCGTGGGAGATCGATCCCGGCCAGCCGCGGCTGCGCTCGCGCGGCAAGCGCGGGTTCTCGACCCACTACCTGAACCTCCACGTCATGGAGGACAAGCTGAGACGCTTGCTTTCGGATTTCCGCTTCGCGCCGGTGCGTGACGTGCTGCGCGATCGCGGATTGCTCGCTGCATGA
- a CDS encoding glycosyltransferase family 2 protein: MIGPILFWFAVVVLVYQYVGYPLTLAALAALRGRQRPASFASDAELPKVTLIISAYNEAEVLENKLRNALALDYPKDRLEIIVASDGSTDATNDIARSFAAEGVVLHEYPVNRGKNHCLNDTMPRAAGDIIVFTDANGMYRPDAVKTLVQGFADPRVGSICGELIYKNFNDNPIAEGYNRYWELDQMQKRLESALGCLLGANGSIFAVRKELCRPVPNDVCNDMVQPIWVAAAGHLCLYEPRALSYEAGSRNLPDELKRRSRIIGRGIRGIQAVWPDIVRNRAWLVGWELLSRKGLRYATPLWFLLLLVGSGLASGVGYQALFALQILAYLAIPVGFLLPDGKLKRLASPVVYFGIGNLAAIMGWWKVTTGSELGRWQTAERPFEATTGGVTAAIDGRD; the protein is encoded by the coding sequence ATGATCGGGCCCATCCTCTTCTGGTTCGCGGTCGTCGTGCTGGTCTACCAGTACGTCGGCTACCCGCTCACCCTCGCGGCCCTCGCCGCCCTCCGCGGCCGCCAGCGTCCTGCGTCGTTCGCGAGCGACGCCGAGCTCCCCAAGGTGACGCTGATCATCTCGGCGTACAACGAGGCCGAGGTCCTCGAGAACAAGCTGCGCAACGCGCTCGCGCTCGACTACCCGAAGGATCGCCTCGAGATCATCGTCGCGTCGGACGGCTCGACGGACGCGACCAACGACATCGCCCGCTCGTTCGCCGCGGAAGGCGTCGTGCTGCACGAGTACCCGGTCAACCGCGGCAAGAACCACTGCCTCAACGACACCATGCCGCGCGCCGCCGGCGACATCATCGTCTTCACCGACGCGAACGGCATGTACCGGCCCGACGCCGTCAAGACGCTGGTGCAGGGCTTCGCCGATCCGCGCGTCGGCAGCATCTGCGGCGAGCTGATCTACAAGAACTTCAACGACAACCCGATCGCCGAGGGCTACAACCGCTACTGGGAGCTCGACCAGATGCAGAAGCGCCTCGAGAGCGCGCTCGGCTGTCTCCTCGGGGCGAACGGCTCGATCTTCGCGGTGCGCAAGGAGCTCTGCCGGCCGGTGCCGAACGACGTCTGCAACGACATGGTGCAGCCGATTTGGGTCGCCGCCGCCGGGCACCTCTGTCTCTACGAGCCGCGCGCGCTGTCCTACGAGGCCGGGTCGCGCAACCTGCCCGACGAGCTCAAGCGACGCTCGCGCATCATCGGCCGCGGCATCCGGGGCATCCAGGCCGTGTGGCCCGACATCGTGCGCAACCGAGCGTGGCTCGTCGGCTGGGAGCTCCTGTCCCGGAAGGGGTTGCGTTACGCCACGCCGCTGTGGTTTCTCCTGCTGCTCGTCGGCTCGGGTCTCGCGAGCGGCGTGGGCTACCAGGCGCTGTTCGCGCTCCAGATCCTCGCCTACCTCGCGATCCCGGTGGGGTTCCTGCTCCCGGACGGCAAGCTCAAGCGCCTGGCGTCGCCGGTAGTCTACTTCGGGATCGGAAACCTGGCTGCGATCATGGGATGGTGGAAGGTCACGACGGGCTCCGAGCTCGGACGCTGGCAGACGGCCGAACGTCCGTTCGAGGCCACGACCGGCGGCGTGACCGCTGCGATCGACGGACGGGACTGA
- a CDS encoding glycosyltransferase has protein sequence MIRVAYVIDHLHVGGAQRHLLEVVRGLDRDRYELEMWTAAAEPGDLAPLFEREGVPVRSFGIRSTMLSPRTFGAVARVARDMKQRGVQVVHGYLFEGNFLAALVGRWARLPVTLVSKRSLDRYDRLDRRLAAWLSNQLADRVLVNADAVRDVVVEHEWCSPQRISRIPNGVALPASSASVDAPASTEDDPRGRGPLVGMVGRLSWKKGYDHALAAADLLRRRIPDVRFDIVGDGPLRAELEAQSARLGLGNTVRFLGQRRDVPELMRRFDCFVLSSIIEGMPNALLEAMALGRPVVTTSAGGSAEVVVDGESGFVVPPADPAALADAVERVLRDPALARTLGERGERRVREHFSLEAMLRAIDGLYREQLARAGIHVPPAEVRAPAAAGETVSRA, from the coding sequence ATGATCCGCGTCGCGTACGTCATCGATCACCTGCACGTCGGTGGCGCGCAGCGCCACCTGCTCGAGGTCGTGCGCGGCCTCGACCGCGACCGCTACGAGCTCGAGATGTGGACCGCGGCGGCGGAGCCAGGCGACCTCGCCCCGCTCTTCGAGCGCGAGGGCGTGCCGGTACGCTCCTTCGGCATCCGCTCGACCATGCTGAGCCCGCGCACGTTCGGCGCGGTGGCGCGCGTCGCCCGCGACATGAAGCAGCGCGGCGTGCAGGTCGTGCACGGCTACCTCTTCGAGGGCAACTTCCTCGCGGCGCTGGTCGGACGCTGGGCGCGGCTGCCGGTCACGCTGGTGAGCAAGCGCAGCCTCGACCGCTACGACCGCCTCGACCGCCGTCTCGCCGCGTGGCTCTCGAACCAGCTCGCCGATCGCGTGCTGGTCAACGCCGACGCCGTCCGCGACGTGGTCGTGGAGCACGAGTGGTGCTCGCCGCAGCGCATCTCGCGGATCCCGAACGGGGTCGCCCTGCCCGCGAGCTCCGCGAGCGTCGACGCGCCGGCCTCCACCGAGGACGACCCGCGCGGACGCGGTCCGCTGGTGGGCATGGTCGGGCGGCTGAGCTGGAAGAAGGGCTACGACCACGCGCTCGCCGCGGCCGACCTGCTGCGTCGGCGCATCCCGGACGTCCGCTTCGACATCGTCGGTGACGGTCCGCTGCGCGCCGAGCTCGAAGCGCAGTCCGCGCGCCTCGGGCTCGGCAACACGGTTCGCTTCCTCGGTCAGCGGCGCGACGTCCCCGAGCTGATGCGCCGCTTCGACTGCTTCGTCCTGTCCTCGATCATCGAGGGCATGCCGAACGCGCTGCTCGAGGCGATGGCGCTCGGGCGTCCGGTGGTGACGACCTCGGCCGGTGGCAGCGCGGAGGTCGTGGTCGACGGCGAGTCGGGCTTCGTCGTGCCGCCGGCGGATCCGGCCGCCCTCGCCGACGCCGTCGAGCGCGTGCTGCGCGACCCCGCGCTCGCGCGCACGCTGGGCGAGCGCGGCGAGCGGCGCGTGCGCGAGCACTTCAGCCTCGAGGCGATGCTGCGCGCGATCGACGGCCTCTACCGCGAGCAGCTCGCCCGCGCGGGCATCCACGTTCCGCCCGCGGAGGTGCGCGCGCCCGCTGCGGCCGGCGAAACCGTGTCGCGTGCCTGA
- a CDS encoding O-antigen ligase family protein, translating to MTASSVPFSAPTRRVTRGVERFPVWAIFATVAAGCALGAAAFFSDHRLVLAMAVVGMVFAGLLVLYKPHVGVMVIMTTMLMSYPSALKGVGPFTINNLLGLSLLLILAFQLYRTHDYWFLREPEIRLLIAIAIVLITMQYINKLIWPDIKYLLPKVQKSGHEGYYGEVDVSGRWIFELLSRIAFTIFFVNWIRTPKQLKWVLYVIALCIVAVVPTLGPDMVKGEAEYRITSKVVGWASNINRFAFMMNVGIALFVYLATNTRSVAMRIVWLSFAVGSIPLVLLTASRSGFLGLCLVGLLLCLGDHVPRRGKIISAAVGLVLGIFAFQFILTDAHRERLMNINPFATPEAVGVRIEGSRSTETRVTTLAEALRIISEHPLTGVGLGNFRWVNAYLHGSYKPPHNSYVWSAAEGGIITTCLYLTLFGFLYTRVQRLRPKYKNHPQLSHLPDWLHLYLVLFFFFSIFADVWLEVHIYFIISIAIVLTRWALDEELRGKGLPGVVSGTPGARRAAIRQLYRPRTEAA from the coding sequence GTGACCGCGTCATCCGTCCCGTTCTCGGCGCCGACGCGCCGCGTGACCCGCGGGGTCGAGCGCTTCCCCGTCTGGGCGATCTTCGCGACGGTCGCCGCGGGCTGCGCGCTCGGCGCGGCCGCCTTCTTCAGCGACCACCGCCTGGTGCTCGCCATGGCGGTCGTCGGGATGGTCTTCGCGGGGCTGCTCGTCCTCTACAAGCCCCACGTCGGCGTCATGGTCATCATGACGACGATGCTGATGTCCTACCCTTCCGCGCTGAAGGGCGTCGGACCGTTTACGATCAACAACCTGCTCGGCCTCTCGCTCCTGCTGATCCTCGCCTTCCAGCTCTACCGCACGCACGACTACTGGTTCTTGCGCGAGCCCGAGATCCGACTGCTGATCGCGATCGCCATCGTGCTGATCACGATGCAGTACATCAACAAGCTCATCTGGCCGGACATCAAGTACCTCCTGCCGAAGGTGCAGAAGAGCGGCCACGAGGGCTACTACGGCGAGGTCGACGTCAGCGGACGGTGGATCTTCGAGCTGCTGTCGCGCATCGCGTTCACGATCTTCTTCGTGAACTGGATCCGCACGCCCAAGCAGCTCAAGTGGGTGCTGTACGTCATCGCGCTGTGCATCGTCGCGGTGGTGCCGACGCTCGGTCCCGACATGGTCAAGGGCGAGGCGGAGTACCGCATCACTTCGAAGGTCGTCGGCTGGGCATCGAACATCAACCGATTCGCGTTCATGATGAACGTCGGTATCGCGCTGTTCGTGTACCTGGCGACGAACACGAGATCGGTGGCGATGCGAATCGTCTGGCTGAGCTTCGCGGTGGGCTCGATTCCGCTCGTTCTGCTCACCGCGTCGCGAAGCGGCTTCCTCGGCCTCTGCCTGGTCGGCTTGCTTTTGTGCCTAGGCGATCACGTCCCACGCCGCGGCAAGATCATCTCCGCCGCGGTCGGGCTGGTGCTCGGCATCTTCGCCTTCCAGTTCATTCTCACGGACGCGCACCGCGAGCGTCTGATGAACATCAACCCGTTCGCGACGCCCGAAGCGGTCGGCGTGCGCATCGAGGGCTCACGCTCGACCGAGACGCGCGTCACGACGCTCGCCGAAGCGCTGCGCATCATCTCCGAGCACCCGCTGACCGGCGTCGGCCTCGGCAACTTCCGCTGGGTCAACGCGTACCTGCACGGCTCGTACAAGCCGCCGCACAACTCCTACGTGTGGTCCGCTGCGGAAGGCGGCATCATCACGACGTGCCTTTACTTGACGCTGTTCGGCTTCCTGTACACGCGCGTGCAGCGCTTGCGCCCGAAGTACAAGAACCATCCGCAGCTCTCGCACCTGCCCGACTGGCTGCACCTCTACCTCGTCCTGTTCTTCTTCTTCTCGATCTTCGCCGACGTCTGGCTCGAGGTGCACATCTACTTCATCATCTCGATCGCGATCGTTCTGACCCGCTGGGCGCTCGACGAGGAGCTGCGCGGCAAGGGCTTGCCCGGCGTCGTCTCCGGTACGCCGGGCGCGCGACGCGCCGCCATCCGTCAGCTCTATCGCCCGCGGACCGAGGCGGCATGA
- a CDS encoding polysaccharide deacetylase family protein, whose amino-acid sequence MAIRRYLTNFAKLAIHHGGISTLARTVLAGRAAILRYHSVSTVADGTHLCLDPGLAVAPEHFDRQCAYLKRHYRVLSLDEMVQRLSEGKPLPPKSVALTFDDGYLDNYTRAFPILQRHGLNATFYVTTDCIDNRSILWTGLLRFVVFTTTVPVLETREPMAFRLPLRTPIERREAFTKLIVTMKNIPTERRLALLEALRVAAGIEDVSPLKSIMMTWDQVREMHRAGMIFGAHTLTHPNLPNATPEEAEREIVGSRDALAEQIGEPVRHFSYPNGRGSAHLTEAIKAMVRRAGFASATTSVTGSVVAGDDLFALKRIGIYNRHGAMPEFTLDIERGKIGA is encoded by the coding sequence ATGGCCATTCGCCGCTACCTGACCAACTTCGCGAAGCTCGCGATTCACCACGGAGGTATCTCGACGCTGGCCCGCACCGTTCTCGCGGGCCGCGCCGCGATCCTGCGCTACCACTCGGTGAGCACGGTTGCCGACGGCACGCACCTCTGCCTCGATCCCGGCCTCGCCGTCGCCCCCGAGCACTTCGACCGCCAGTGCGCGTACCTGAAGCGCCACTATCGCGTGCTGTCGCTCGACGAGATGGTGCAGCGCCTCTCCGAGGGGAAGCCGCTGCCGCCCAAGTCGGTCGCGCTGACCTTCGACGACGGCTACCTCGACAACTACACGCGCGCCTTCCCCATCCTGCAGCGCCACGGTCTGAACGCGACGTTCTACGTGACGACCGATTGCATCGACAACCGCTCGATCCTGTGGACCGGGCTGCTGCGCTTCGTGGTTTTCACCACCACGGTCCCGGTGCTCGAGACGCGTGAGCCGATGGCCTTCCGCCTGCCGCTGCGGACGCCGATCGAGCGTCGCGAGGCGTTCACGAAGCTCATCGTCACGATGAAGAACATCCCGACGGAGCGGCGGCTCGCCTTGCTCGAAGCGCTGCGGGTCGCGGCCGGCATCGAGGACGTCTCGCCGCTCAAGTCGATCATGATGACCTGGGATCAGGTGCGCGAGATGCACCGCGCGGGGATGATCTTCGGCGCGCACACGCTGACCCATCCCAACCTGCCGAACGCGACGCCCGAGGAAGCCGAGCGCGAGATCGTCGGATCGCGCGACGCGCTCGCGGAGCAGATCGGCGAGCCCGTGCGGCACTTCTCCTACCCGAACGGCCGCGGCAGCGCGCACCTCACCGAGGCGATCAAGGCCATGGTGCGTCGCGCCGGCTTCGCCTCGGCGACCACCTCGGTGACCGGTAGCGTCGTCGCCGGCGACGACCTCTTCGCGCTCAAGCGGATCGGCATCTACAACCGCCACGGCGCGATGCCGGAATTCACGCTCGACATCGAGCGCGGCAAGATCGGAGCGTGA